The DNA region AGTCGCTCGTAGAGGGCGTTCTCGGCTTTCTGTTTTGAAGTTACGCAGTAGTCCTCCGGATAGTTCCATGCCCACGCTGTCGTGGTGTTCGCACAGTGGAGGAACTGGTCTTTAGTCTGGTGAAGGTCGTCGCACCGCTTGTCGGGTACGTCGAGTTTGACTTTGACGGTGCGAATCACGTCCTCCATCCGTATGTTATATTTCAGGGGGTCTCTTTATAAAACGTATGACTGGCGTGGGGGAGTCGACCTGCCATCGCTCGTGGGGTGATTCGAGGCCTGGCGGATTCCTCCCACAGCTAAAGCCGTGGGCTTCCTCCTTGTATCTCTGTGATTTGCTCTAGGAGTACAGCCACGAACTCGCAGCGGAGACGAGTCAAATCCAACCAAGAAACCCACATGAAGAGTAATTCTTTTGCTTGTTGCACAGAATTGTGCAACTATAGGATGTACGAGGCATGTGGCGAGAAGGAACTCAAGGTTATTCTCGCGCTTGATCCAGGAGATACCATCTCGGGCGTCGCGCGGAAGATCGACGAGAACCGAGAGACGATCCGTCGTGTGGTGAACCGTCTCGAAGAAGCGGGATACGTCGCATACAATGATGGCCTCCAACTCATCGACCAGACCATCCGAGACACTGGTCTCGAGTTCCTGACTGCGTCAGCAGACATCTCATCACCGGCAATTTCAGAGGCGTACGTCCTCCCACAGTTCGCAGGGATGGAGTATGCTTACACCGCCATCGACGCGGTCTATGTCTGGACCCGCGGTGGCTATCAGGTCGCTCGAAACCCGGAAGACTATCCGCTGTTCATTGCTGTTCACGAGTCCGACCTTGACGCCTGGACGGAGTTCTTCGATCGGTTCGGGATCCCCACTGCAGAAGAGCGCCAGCCCACTGAAGATTGCGATGGCCCAATCCAAGTCGTCCTAGAGCCACGGTCACAGATCGATGCCGAAATGGTCGACGGGCGACCCGTCATTCCCCTTCAAGAAACCGTGACGTTCGCAAACGAGTACTATGCGACCTTCGAGTCCGCACTCGACATGCTCGAACGCATGTACGACGACGTCGACACTGACGCAGCCTACCGGATGGAACCAGCATAAAATGAGCCAAGAAGACCGAAGCAAGGCACTCATCGAAGTGCTCGAAGAGCTAGAGCAGTCAG from Halostella salina includes:
- a CDS encoding helix-turn-helix domain-containing protein, which translates into the protein MYEACGEKELKVILALDPGDTISGVARKIDENRETIRRVVNRLEEAGYVAYNDGLQLIDQTIRDTGLEFLTASADISSPAISEAYVLPQFAGMEYAYTAIDAVYVWTRGGYQVARNPEDYPLFIAVHESDLDAWTEFFDRFGIPTAEERQPTEDCDGPIQVVLEPRSQIDAEMVDGRPVIPLQETVTFANEYYATFESALDMLERMYDDVDTDAAYRMEPA